Within the Legionella pneumophila subsp. pneumophila str. Philadelphia 1 genome, the region CTATTGGTAATTTGCAGTTTGCTGTTGAGTAATTGTTTAGGCGAAATGACTGCTTCCAAACAAATGATTCAAAATTTTAAATAAGGGCACTTGAGAGAGGGCATTTTCTGAAAGAATGAGTTAGTATCGAAAAGGAGTTTGTCATGCCAGTTAAAAAGCTTAAACAATTTTTGGACAGCCATAAGATAAAATATTTGTCTATAGCTCATTCACCAGCGTACACTGCACAAGAAATCGCTGCTTCTGCTCATGTTTCAGGAAAACAACTGGCAAAGACGGTTATTATAAAAATGGATGGACGTTTAGCCATGGTAGTATTACCTGCAAGTGACCATATTACCTTTATGAAACTTAAAGAAGCTATTGGTACTTCTGATCTTGAACTTGCTACTGAATCAGAGTTTGAAGGGAAATTTGCGGAATGTGATGTTGGAGCTATGCCCCCATTCGGTAATTTGTATGGTTTACCAGTATTGGTGTCGACTAAACTGAGTGCACAGGATAATATCTTATTCAATGCGGGTTCTCATTCGGAATTGATGCAACTCTCTTTTGGTGATTTTGAAAAATTAGTAAAGCCCACATTGGTGACGCTATAGAATGAAGCGATTAGTAATATCATTATAAATTATTCAATGGGATTCCTTAAATTATCAAGAACGCGATGAGTAAGCTCTTGTAATTTTGTTTTTTCATCTTCTGAAAAACCAGCGAGTATCTCGTGGTTAAGCATTCTAGAACATTCATCTAATTTTTTTTGCAAAAGTCTGGCTTTTTCTGTAAGAAAAATATGAACGACTCTTCTATCCATGGAGCTTGGTTTTCGAGTAATAAATCCATCTCTTTCCATTCGATCCAAAGTTCTTACAAGGGTAGGTTGTTCCACTTCAATCAATTGAACCAATTCAGATTGCGTCAACCCATTTTCATTATACAGTTCCATCAATATATAAGTGTAGGCATGATTCAGAGCATAAGGTTTAATTAATTCATTGGCTCGCTTGATTAACAAACGATTTGTTTTTTTTAGCAGAGAGGAAAGATACATAAATTTCTCACAATTAAATAGCTTGCTATATAATAACAAGCTATGTTATTATCTACAAGTTGTTTTAGGAGACATCTATGAAAAGCTTACCAATCTATCAAGTGGATGCATTTGCCTCAAATTTATTCAAAGGTAATCCTGCTGCTGTTTGCCCGTTAGATAAATGGTTAAGTGATGAGACTATGCAAGCCATTGCTGCTGAAAATAATTTATCTGAAACAGCCTTTTTTGTTCGAGAAGATGAGGGATACAGGCTCAGATGGTTTACCCCCAATGAAGAAGTGGCATTATGTGGGCATGCTACTCTTGCCAGCTCTTATGTACTTTTTAATCAATTGGGATTTTCTGGAAAAGAAATTTTATTTCATAGCTTGAGCGGTAAACTATGGGTTAAAAACACAGAGCAAGGCTTGGTTATGGATTTTCCAGCTCTACCTTATGAAGAAATCGATTTTAGAAGGGAACTAGAGCATTTGAATTTAAAAAAACCATTTAAGGTACTACAAAGTCAATTTGATTTGATGTTTGTGTATCAAAATGCAGAAGAAGTGAGTGAGGCCAAGCCTGATTTGAATGCTGTGGCTCATCTTGACTATAGGGGGTTGATTTTAACTGCTCCAGGAACATCAACCGATGTTTATTCTCGTTGTTTTTACCCTGGTTGTAATGTACCAGAAGACCCGGTAACAGGATCTGCTCATTGTGTTATTGCTCCTTATTGGTGTGAACGGTTAAAGAAGAACCATATAACTGCTTTACAAGGAGGTCTCAGACAAGGTGATCTTTATTGTGAAGTGAAGGAAAACAGAGTGTTACTCTATGGAAATTGCCATCTTTATTTGGAAGGAAGAATATATTTGCCATGAAATATTTAACAACCTCAAGGCTTTTGCTAAGAGCTTGGGATAGAGAAGATACTATCCCTTTCTATAGAATGAGTCAGGATCCTCGGGTCATGAAGTATTTCCCCGAATTGTGGTCTATGGATATGGTTAAAGATTTCATTATCAGAATGAATGAACAATTATCTCAAAAAAAATTTACTTTGTGGGCAGCTGAAGTGAAGGACAATAAGCAGTTTATTGGTTTTATTGGATTAAATGCTCCAACCTGGAATGCTCACTTCACTCCTTGTGTAGAGATAGGCTGGCGTTTGGCAACTGAGTTTTGGGGGCAAGGTTATGCTACAGAAGGGGCAAAAGCGGTACTTGAATATGCTTTTCTGGATATGCATATTCCCGAAATAGTTTCTTTTACCGTACCTGATAATTCCCGCTCAAGGGGTGTTATGGAGCGGATTGGGATGATCAGAGATTTTGCGGGAGATTTTTTACATCCTAAATTAGTCTCTGATCACAGGTTAGCGAAGCATGTTTTATATCGTATACAGAATTCCTTAATAAAAGTTTGATGGATTTTGTATGTTCTTCTATCTGAGCATTAGACCAATTGGCTTAGCAATAATTTTAATGCCAATGCAATTAAAATGACACCTGTAATACGCTCAATCCAATAGCTAATTCTTTGAAATTTCGTACGCGTATTTTTTCCAGAAAGACTGAATGCAACAAAAGAAAACCATAACAATGTTTGTAGAAAGAGGACAATTGCCAGGAATAATTTGGTGGAGATTGAGATTTCTCTGGGCATAAGCACTGAAAATAAACTGATAAAAAAGAGCATGGCTTTGGGATTCAATAAATTCGTTATAAACCCATTGAAAAAAGCTTCGCTTGGTTTTAAATCGTTGTTCGTTGTATAACTTCCTATTTGGTCAGCATTTGGCTTGGCACCAAGATTTTTAAGGCCAATATAAAAGAGGTATCCAGCGCCTAGATACTGGATGATATGCAGTATTATAGGCGTTTTGGTAATAAACAAGCCTAATCCAAGAAGAGTGTAACTGATATGAACCAAGCTGCCCAAAGCTATTCCTAATGCGGTTAATAAACCACTCTTTCTGGAATAAGCCAAGCTGTTTTTGACTGTGATA harbors:
- a CDS encoding aminoacyl-tRNA deacylase; this encodes MPVKKLKQFLDSHKIKYLSIAHSPAYTAQEIAASAHVSGKQLAKTVIIKMDGRLAMVVLPASDHITFMKLKEAIGTSDLELATESEFEGKFAECDVGAMPPFGNLYGLPVLVSTKLSAQDNILFNAGSHSELMQLSFGDFEKLVKPTLVTL
- a CDS encoding MarR family winged helix-turn-helix transcriptional regulator, which produces MYLSSLLKKTNRLLIKRANELIKPYALNHAYTYILMELYNENGLTQSELVQLIEVEQPTLVRTLDRMERDGFITRKPSSMDRRVVHIFLTEKARLLQKKLDECSRMLNHEILAGFSEDEKTKLQELTHRVLDNLRNPIE
- a CDS encoding PhzF family phenazine biosynthesis protein codes for the protein MKSLPIYQVDAFASNLFKGNPAAVCPLDKWLSDETMQAIAAENNLSETAFFVREDEGYRLRWFTPNEEVALCGHATLASSYVLFNQLGFSGKEILFHSLSGKLWVKNTEQGLVMDFPALPYEEIDFRRELEHLNLKKPFKVLQSQFDLMFVYQNAEEVSEAKPDLNAVAHLDYRGLILTAPGTSTDVYSRCFYPGCNVPEDPVTGSAHCVIAPYWCERLKKNHITALQGGLRQGDLYCEVKENRVLLYGNCHLYLEGRIYLP
- a CDS encoding GNAT family N-acetyltransferase, giving the protein MKYLTTSRLLLRAWDREDTIPFYRMSQDPRVMKYFPELWSMDMVKDFIIRMNEQLSQKKFTLWAAEVKDNKQFIGFIGLNAPTWNAHFTPCVEIGWRLATEFWGQGYATEGAKAVLEYAFLDMHIPEIVSFTVPDNSRSRGVMERIGMIRDFAGDFLHPKLVSDHRLAKHVLYRIQNSLIKV
- a CDS encoding LysE family translocator, which translates into the protein MEQWHQFTLLFPLIILVFISLISPGPDFAITVKNSLAYSRKSGLLTALGIALGSLVHISYTLLGLGLFITKTPIILHIIQYLGAGYLFYIGLKNLGAKPNADQIGSYTTNNDLKPSEAFFNGFITNLLNPKAMLFFISLFSVLMPREISISTKLFLAIVLFLQTLLWFSFVAFSLSGKNTRTKFQRISYWIERITGVILIALALKLLLSQLV